A window of Vulpes lagopus strain Blue_001 chromosome 16, ASM1834538v1, whole genome shotgun sequence genomic DNA:
cacccccaccccgtccatccccctccccccgtcCACACACCCCtatccacccccctccccccgtccacacccccaccccgtccatccccctccccccatccacaCACCCCtatccacccccctcccccgtccaCACACCCCtatccacccccctcccccccgtccacacccccaccccctgtccaccCCCCTTCCCCCGTCCACACACCCCatccacacccctccccccatccacacccccaccccctgtccaccCCCCTTCCCCCGTCCACACACCCCTatccacacccctccccccatccacacccccaccccctgtccacccccccttcccccggCCACACACCCCCATCCACACCCCCTgtccatccccccaccacccccacccctcccccccaagggCCGCCCCGTTCCCACGCCCGCCCAGCGGCAGTTGGGGAGGACGCCCGCCCTCCTGAGCCTGCGGCGCCTCGAAGACTAGGCTTCCCCGTGTCACAGACGGAAAGTCGCATCTTATTTTCACCCCTATTTCCCACTCCTTCATGACCCCATTTGTTCTTTGGTCCGGGTCTTTCCGTCCGGCTGCTCGCGCCCCTTTCTGCTCCCTCAGGCCCCACGTGGCGCGGGGGGACGCCGGGGCAGCCGCTTCCCGCCACCACCTTCCCGCCTTCCCTTCCCGATCGTCGGGCCGCGGCCCTGGGCGGACGCACGTGCATTCCCCTCCCTGGAATCGGGTCGGCCAGTCGGGTCCTCCGGGCCGGCGCCCTGGAGCCCCCGTCGCGCCTACCCCCTCCCCggaccccgccccccccaccccccgcgggcTGCGGACCTGGGCGTCGTACTTCACGGCGGCCGACAGCAGGGCGATGGCGTTCTCCTCGCAGATGCCCTGCTTGATCGTCTGCTGGCACAGCCTCTTCAGGCGGCTCTCGCGGTAGAAGGTCGCCAGGTCCAGCAGGCCTGCGGGAGGACGGCGCCGCTCAGGCCCGGGGGCGCCGGGGCAGGGGCTCGGCCGGGACAGTGAGCGGAGGCCTGCCCGGCCCGCCCTGCGCCtcccgcccccgcggcccgctcggcacccccgccctcccccccgcagccctgggagcacgctctgcaccccctccccccccgcagccccaggAGCACGCTCCACACACCAcccccccaggggcccagggagcacgctctgcaccccccaccccgccgcagCCCTGGGAGCAcgctctgcaccccctccccccccgcagccccaggAGCACGCTCCACACACCAcccccccaggggcccagggagcacgctctgcaccccccaccccgccgcagCCCCAGGAGCACACTCCGCAcacccccgcccgccgcggccccaGGAGCACTCTCcgcaaccccccgccccccgcagccctggGAGCACGCTCtgcacacccccccaccccccgcagcccTGGGAGCACGCTCtgcacacccccccaccccccgcagcccTGGGAGCACGCTCcgcacacccccccaccccccgcagcccTGGGAGCACGCTCtgcacacccccccaccccccgcagcccTGGGAGCACGCtccgcacccccccccaccccccgcagcccTGGGAGCACGCTCcgcacacccccccaccccccgcagccctgggagcacgctctgcaccccctcccccccccgcagccccaggAGCACGCTCCACACACCaccccccaggggcccagggagcaCGCTCTGCACACCCCCGAGGCCCCAGGAGCATGCtccgcagccccccgcccctcccgcacccctcacccctcacctctcccgcaccccccaccccgcggccACTGGGGCCATCGCGGCCCAGACGCAAGGGCTCCACGCCCGCTTCCGCTCACCGTCTGCACGGCTGCGGGGCTGAGCTTGCCCACGCTCATTGTCCAGACCCCACTGGCTCGCGCTTTCTTCTTCCTAACGCGCCCCCGTCCCCCGCGCTGTTGGAGGGCGCCAGGCCCCGACCCCCGCCGGCCGCAGACCTCCGCGGGGCGGGCAGCAGCCCCGACGCCCAGCCCAACTGCGGCCCTAACAACTGCGGCCTCCCGCCGTGTCACCCGCAGCCCGGGCACATACCTCTGCCCCGGGACCACTGCCGCAAACACGGGCGGgcccctgacccccccccccccgggggctcAGGGCTCTCTGATGAGTCCAGGTGCCAGAGACCCTGGACGCGGGGACCGACACTCGCTAGGTCCACCCCCGGCCCGGGCTGCGCCGACCTCAGGTCACGGGTCCACGCGAAGCACCGGGAGCTGCGACTTCACCCGTCGGACAACGGCAACTGTTTCCCCGTCTCTCTGCTActcagggggggcggggggtctgGGCGGGAAACTGGTGTCCATGGGAACGGGACCAATACCGTTAAAATCAGAGAAGGCCCGCGGCCCAACCGAGGAACCACCGCAATCTCTCTTAATCCCGGGAGCTGCGACGGCTCCGTTGTTTCTGGTCAGTTCTTGGAAACTCCCAAATTCCTATAcataccgcccccccccccccccacagcccccagctTTGGGATCACATCAGTGCACACCCACAGGTGCCGCCCTCAGGGAAGACCCGGCCCTGAGCCCCTGCTCAACACAGCCCGGACCTGCACCCCTCCAGGCGCAGTCCTCACCACAGCGGCCCAGGAGCCACGCACCAGCCCCTAGACCACACCTGGGGCACCCGGGACTCTGGAATCCCCAACTGGCCCGGAGGCCCCGCAGGTGGACGTTCCCTCCCCTCCAGATCAGGCCGCCAAccggcaggtgcccaaccgcagGTGCGGCCCAGGAGGGGGGGGCTTGTACACCCCCCAGTGCAGGCCACAGCTGGACGCCTGGGGCCTGTCCCTCTGTGCGCTCCAGAAAGGAGCTCTCGACAGCCCTAAAATTCTAAACTGCAACTAAAACTCAAGCCTGGCCGTTCAGTTCTCTACGAAGGTCTATTTTTCAAAGTGAGGATTGAACCTATTTTATCTGCAATCTGTTAGCTTAACGTAGAACTTTGCATTTTTAGACAAATGTACAAGGGCCTTTATTTGGATTCTCACCCGGGGCCCTGCAAATGTTCGGGGGGGGGCTACAGAAAAATTGCCACGCAGAGTCTAAGACGGACTCCTTTGACTTGTCACACTCTAGGGCAAACCCTGTCCCTTCCCGTCGTCGTCCTCAGCTTAACGGATGATCCCTCCATTAACCCAGCTCCTGGGGCGAGCACCCGAAAGCGGGGAGCCTTCCCTCTCTGGCTCACACGTGCCCCCCCGGAGCAAATCCCGCAGCTCTCTGGTTACCAGCTGTCGGGAGCCAGTGGACAGCTCCAGCTACACGGCCCTGACCCAGGGCACAGCCACCTTGCACCTGGACCATCCGGCGGGTCTGACAGACACACGAGCAGCCCCGCAGTGGGGCCCCAGCTCCGGTCAGCGTGGCTCCAGGTAACCCAGGACCCGGCACTGCGGAGGGGAAGGGGGGCCGCGCTGTGGGCGCAGCTGGTGCGGCCTCCTGGAGCCGCGTGCGCTCCCCAACAGGCAGCCGCTACCTGCGCCCCAGCATCGCGCTGCGGGCTCCTCGCCCCAAGGACCCCGCTCCGGGGCGCACGTGCCCCCACGGCCCACGTCTGCGGGAAGGAGGGCTTGGCACGGCCGGACGCGGCCTCACCGGCCCCCACGCAAACTGAAGGCTGCTCCGCCCACGAGGCGCCCTGGGGTCACTTCCCAACTCCCAACGTGGCCCTGGTGGCACCCGAGGGCGACGTCCACTCGCGCCTCTTCCCGGGCCTGAGCCCAGAGGCCCTGGGGGTCGTGCCACGGGCGTGGACTCCCTGCGCACCGCACACGCCCCTGGTGCAGCCagacccccgcccccgggcccccttGGTCCCGGGCCCCCCCCCGCTCCTGGGGCACCACCCCCCGCTCCCGAGGCACCCCAGCCCCGCTCAGCACCTGCCCCCCCTGctcctgagccccccacccccgctctcgGGGTCTCCCCGCTCCCTACTCCTGGGGACCCCCCGGCTCAGCACCCGGCACCTCCACTCCCAGCGCTCAGCACCTAGCACCCTGCTCCCGAGGCCCCCGgctcccgccctccccccccccccccgctgccggGGCGCAGGAGCCCCGCGGAGCCCCGGCCCCCACCTACGGCCTCCTCGGGGGGCAGGCTGACGCGGTCGGTGTACAGGAACTCGAGGAAGGCGCGGTAGACCGGGTACGAGAACTCGCTCATCTCCACCGTGTCGTCCTCGTGGTCCTCCAGGGAGGAGCGGAAGTGCTCACACCTGCAGGGCACAGAAGCGCCGAGGCCTCGCCCGGgtcccccgccccgcggccctgcccccccacccctcctgcccgGGGCTGGCCGGCGCCCCGACCTCAGCACACCCGGTCCTCGCAGCAAGGCTCTTTACGGGGTAACGGCGGGGCAGCCCGGGCACGGGGCGTGACCGCAGCCTCGTGAAAACGGGGCGCTTGTCTGcggggctcagcggctgagcgtctgcccgcggcccagggcgtgaccccggggcccgggatcgagtcccgcctcgggcctCTCCCTCGGctggggtctctgcctccctctcggggtctctcaggaataaataaatacaattaaaaaaaaaaccaataggGTTGAATAACTATAAGGAATATTAATTAGAATTTATGGGATGCACAATTCATGGAATTCACCAGAGCACACGGAGACCTTTGAGACAGTGTTGCCCGCAGGTATTCACGTCCAAACACAAGGACACAACCCCGCCAGCCCGCCCGGTGCTCCCCCCACGGACACCTGATCCCCAGGCTGGGCTGTCCGCTCCTAGGGCGAAACCGGCCTCCCTTCTTCCCTAACTACTCACGGGCCTAGGCCACTGGGACCTAATAAAGGTACTTATTTCAATTCTCAAAAGAAAGGATTCCTTACCTAATTTTGAGCAGCACTTTATGCGCGTAAATGTACTTCCCATCCACCAGGAATTTCAGGTCCGCCGTGTTGGGGTTGTCAAATTCCCTCTTGAGCGACTCGGCCACTGTAAGGTGGTCGTCGGGTTCTACAGGAGGAACAGCAAAGTTTCTAGGGTCAAGGTGGACGGAGCAAAACTGCAGGCAGCCTCTCGCACTGCTCTGGTGACACTCGTGAAAGTACCCAAGATAAGTGACGAACAGGGCaacgctccccaccccccaccccaaaatacgGATTCTCACCGCTCTACCATCAATGAAGGATAAGACCCTCACCCACATCTGCTTGTAAATCTGGCAAAACAACTAAAAAGGCCCAAACTGCTCCACTCCGTGAAATGTTTGCATGTTTCAGTAAATAAGCCGGCTAAGGACAAAGGTGCCCTTTCCCAGGGAAATTAAAAGCAGTCAACTAAAACTGCCTTGATGTACGTGATGTTGGTTTCTGATACTTCCAAGAAAAATTAATCCATCAAAGTAGTTTCCTTCCACAGGAGCCCACGAGAGAGAACTGAGTGCGACGCTGCGCCCGAAAAAGTCGTTACTAGCACCCTAAAAGCACCAGAGTCGTCTCCCCAGTACCGGGCAGTCCCCCGAGGGGACGAAGGACCGCTCACCCACGGACAGGAGGCGCCAGGAGACGGCAGGCGTGGCGAAGCAGGCGAACACGTCGTCGGTGCAGGAGAAGTGGGTGAGGTGAGGCAGGACCACCGACTGGCCCCGGCACTGGCCCCACATGTACACGTGCCCGCCCTGGGTCTTGGCCGCCGACGTGTGCGCCGAGTGGCAGGCCGCGATCTCCACGATCCTAAGTCCACAGACAAACAGCAGGTGAACACGGCAAACGGGAGAAGAGACCAGCTGACTCCTCCGCGCCTCAGCTTTATCTGCTTTCCAACAAACCGAACAGGAGGAGGCTTAGTGGCCTTCCATTTCCAGGCACCGAACACTTGCGTCCAGGCCAGCtgtccctgggcggcgcagctcAGGAAGACGGGCTTGGGGGCGCTCCTGGCTGGTTCTGTAGCCTCCATGGCGAGATGCAAGAACCCTCCCAAGGGGATGGAGACCCAAACAAACAGATTAACCCAACAgtggtctaattttttttttttcttaaaaaaggacttaattaaatagctttaaaaaaaaggactcagGCTACTTACTTAACCCAGGTCTTGACCCAGtatcaagaaatattttcatcaagATTTCACCAATTTTAGCGTCAGCCAGAACTCGCCGTGGGTCCCCCTCCTACCTTCCGGGGCCTAGGGGCGCAGGTTCCCGAAACCGACACACGTTAGAGCCCCCTGATTTTGCCAGGGACCTagttctcagcttccttcctaaTGGAAAACTCTGGTTTTGGTGATTTGGAACTGGTTACTCTGCTCCGAGCCTACGCCGCCACGCAGATTCAGAGAAGAGCGTAAACTGCTTTCCCCCGAGGCAGGTCAGCGTCCCGCCTTTGCCCCAGCGCCCAGGGCGCCCGCACCCTCGGGCCGGAGGCACAGAGCTTCCGACTCGGCTGGGACTTCCTCCGCCTTCCCGCTCAGAATAGCCACTGACAGGTGACAGAGCTGCTCGGACTCCTGCCATCCGCCTCCACCCCACGTACCTGCACCAAGGGACAGCCTGCTCGGTGTCCCTGCCtcagactctccctctcctctgaatCGGCTGCACAAGGGCTGAAGACACCTTGCTCCCCATCAGTGCCTTCCCACAAGATAGGATCGAGGCACGTGGCACGAGGCCCTAACACAACTCGCCTGTCTGTATCCAGCCCCCTTTCGAACCACACTCGCCTACGTCCTCCGGGCGCCAACACACAGAGGTACTCGCTGCCCCTCAATATTCTTACTCACAGTTCAGGCAGCTTGTTCGAGAAtgctctttcctttctgccttaGAAATCCTGCCCATCTTTCAAGGCCCAGCTCAAACAGCCCCGAAGTAGGAGGCCTCTGGTTCACCTGCACCCCAGAAGCACTGACCTGGGTCGTACCTACCCAGCTGGGCTGCAGGTTACTGGCAGCCCGAATCACTGGCTTGTTCCTCCCCAAGTGTGTTTCTCTCCCCAACATGGTGTCTGACTAAGCAACTTAGAGGTCATTTTATGGACTAGCTGGGAAACACTCAACAACCCAGAGCAACTGAGGTGGGTAAGACCCCGTGACCGGCTAGCCGTGGGAGGATGGAGACGTCCCTGGATGTCTAACCGGATGCCTCCAGCCAAGGAGGGAAGACGGACATCACACAGGCTGGAGACCGCTCTGGTGGCTTGCGTCAGAAGGCTGCAGTGCACGGATTTTACGTGTGGCCCAAGTAATTTCACTGATTTATTCAAGGGCTGCTTTCTGGACAACAGGAGAACTAACTAGAAAAGAGGCCACAGCGTGCCAGGGTGAAGAGCCTAGACGCTGGAGTCCGGCGGGCCCAGGGGCGCATCTGAGCTCTACCACGAGGCCAGGTGACCATGGGAATGTCCCTGAGCCTCTCGAAGCCTCAGTTTCATCACATGCAAGGCGAGGACCTGAGAAGTGATCAAATACACCACGCACGGTGTCTGGTATACAAATAGCAGCCAGGAGCAGAGCTTTCTTGACGGGATTCCTGCTAAGTGTTCTCGGCGGCAAAGCCTCCCTCATACAGAGCCTGGACATTTCCAATGATCAATTCAGACACTAAGACCTTTCCTGGCTGCACAGTTAAGTCCGTGACTGGGCCCGAACCCAGCCGGGGACTTTACAAATGAACCTTCCATGCCCGCACCAGGAAGATGGCCAATCCTATTTGGCttctcttttcaacaaataaagaaaaaaggggaaggaaatagaataaatatatttattcaaagaaaggGCATCTACTGTTACCATCTACCCTCACACGTTACATCAAATGTGAGAGCAGCGACCTATCTCATTTTGCACACCTTGCTGCGGTGGCCAGGGCATGGGCTGGGGGTCAGAGGGCAGCCTGTGGGGGCCGAGTTACCTAAACTCTTATCatccattttattcttaaaaaaaaaaaaaaaggcgaggGAAGAGAAGACAAGATAGCAATCGTTTCACGGCCTTGTGGTGAAGGGTCAACGAAACCAGCTCCCCAGCACAGTGCACATTCACAGCCAGCTTCCTCCAGAGACTCAAGTGTTTACCAGCGGTGACAGGAGCTCTGGGAGACCGCTTAAAATCACCTGTTTTCCCTGATaatgttctatgaaaaatgtAACGGGTGGGAACGAAACAGCGTCCTTCCACCCAACATCAGAAAACCAAAATGCTTTAATTCCGACATTGGCTTCTGGGATATCTTTACCAGCCTCCACAGAAAAGGGAGCGTAGCCTCTGCCCTTACAGGAAGCAGGAATGCTGCTTCGTGGAGAAAGGGTGGAACAGATGTGGCAAAGGGCTCCGGGTGCAGAAGGCGCTGGAGCACCGGCCTCCCTGAGCCAGGTGACGTTTACCTGAACACCCAGCAGCTGCGCAGGAGGGAAGTCAAGGGTGGGGCACGGGCTGGGCTGACGGCAGCAGCCGCTACAGGAACAAGAGTGGAGACAGTTTAGAGGGAGCCTTCAGGCTGAGCGTGGGACCCAACCAACTGCCAAGGCATCCCGCAGTTGCCTAAGGTCATCTGTTCCTAAATCCAACTCGTACCAAGAAGCCAATTCGGAAGCTCAGACTCTCCAGTCTAATATATAACAGACAGTGACTGTGGACTGAGCTCACCTCCACTTGTCAGGGTGTCTGGCatatctcacattttattttgcagCCATGCGTAACGAAGAGAAGGTACTACACATTCATGATGAAGGAATTTTGTGTCCCCTCCACGGGATGATCCCCAAGGACCACAGCTTAATGGCCGTGGTACTAGAAATGAAAACGCAGAGACTGAGGAAGAATGTAAAACAGAAAacgaggaggagagaaaaaaggtgATTTGTGAGCGAGAAGAAGAGTGGGGGACAAAGGATGATCATAAAAGGTCCAGAGCAGTGATTCCCAAGCCTGGCTTTGTAAGAGGCCAACGTCATTGCAATTATCGCAAGGTGTCACAAAATCCACGGAAACGCAAGGCAAAGTGAGTTTTAACTCAATTTAACTTCAAAATATGCCTTTGTGAAACTTCAGGAACAAAGACAAATGCTGGTAAATCAAAGTATTGAGACTTCAGAAAGATTGGGAATGACTGGATTAGAGAGAAGAGAATCGCTTTAgtcattaaaattacttttatgtgaacataaattGCTAACAAATGTTATTAGCAGTCTTCATCAGAAGCGGACCTCTGtgggaaaaatcttaaaaggtttCCTCTGGGTTGTCATTTAAGCAAAGGATCCAACGTAGACAGATTTTCACCTTCCAGTTCTGTGACCAGGTAACCAGGACCTGACGATCCACCCCACCCTAAATTCAATCCTTTTGTTTCTAAGTAGTTCAACTTCCCCGAAATGGGCCCCAAGACTCAGAAGGGACTTCTTGAGACATAAGTCCTAACATATCTGCACGTTTCAGTTGCTGAGAAGGGGTGGGTACGTGCAAAACAAGTCCCAGCAGACTTAGAAATTCCTCCCTTGCAATGCTCGCGTGATGCGGGGCCTGCAAACAGGGATTACCACGGCAAATTCAGGCAcggaaaacagaaaagcaggagGATCTCGTTCAAAACATTCATCCACGATAGTCGTAGCCAAAATGGTGACTATGTGGACAACAGTGAGCAGGCAAGTGTGTGgctatttccactttttttttacagttataattcaaaattttaaaatagttaaaacgccttttttttttttaaatggagtttttACAATAGACAAAAAAAGCAATACTCTCAAGTACCAGGTAAGGCGTTGGCACTCACGTAACTCCCATGCcggcttctctgcctctcctgcctcctccaccaTGCTGCCCCCTGGCTCTGCGTGACTCGCTCTGGGACGCTCGGGGACCAGGGTGCAAACGTGGGGCAGGCTGCTGGTGAGTGGAGCACGGTGGACTTGGCAAATGAGTTAAAAAGTACGTGAAGTGTGGCAGCACCATAAAAACGGTTAAGTGCCACAtaaatatgttgtttttatttccacGGCACCTTTATTTGATCCTTTAACTCTTCTTTGTCGTGTATGTAAATACTAAATGTCCCTACCGACTGGCTTTGCTCAACTGAGGCATCTGTGGGATTGTTCAAAGTCTCAAGACGGTCCCTTCTCTTTTCACTGAGTAGCTCGGGACTGGGACTATGTCTAAGGGAAATGCAAAGAGCACGGCTGTGTGCCTCCAGCACACACTCACCAACTCCTGACCTCCagtccctcttctccttcccaatCCTTGAGAGGTCCAGGGTCTTATCCTAAGATTTTGGGGGAAATAAACCAGAAACAGgtcttttttaaaacctatttgaCATATGTTAAAATTAGCCGGCTTATAATGCTCAAATGAAAATCAAGGGGGTTGAGAATGATAATCTGGTTCTTCACTTTCATTGTTAAATACTCcaacaaaatgtaaaagaattgCATACAAATGCAAAATGATCTACGTGTccatatatttactttaaaatcagatgtaacaaaaattaatatgcacaataaaaatgaaaatagccgTATTAATTCCCACAGTGATTTCAACCCTAGTTTAACAGAAACActaatgaaatgtttttgttcaATAGCACTGTGTCAAAACACGTAGAATGAAAAGGCAGTGATAATGCCATGTCTGAGACACtcaaaaggcttttaaaaaaatagtgggaTAATCTGGGGGGAAATTCTGCATATGCTAATTACTTAACACAACCTTGCAGACAAGTAGGCAAAGCGAAGTCTTAATTTTCTAACCATTTCACACTTCCTCATAGCTTGGGAACTAAAATAATGAGAGTGTCCTATCCTTTCCACTACGTTTTATAAGTAGCTGAGTGAACAGCTTTATACCTCATTTGAGGTGCTTTTCCTAAGCAGAGAAGATTGACCTCAAGCGTTAACAACTTTCTCTtaagaatataaaacagaaaacgatgagaaggaggaaaaggtaATTTGTGCCGGAGGAGAACACAGTAGGATAGCCACTGGAGGTTCGTGTAGAGTAGCTGAAATATGGGTGAGTGAAAGGGGAATATGTAACATATAAACTCCCCAGCAGCTCAAAAGccgattttatttaatttatttttaaaaggtttatttatttagagagagaaagagagacagcatgagtgtggggaagcacagaggaagagacaatcccgtgcagactccccactgagcacaaagcccaatgaggggcctgaacccacaaccctgagatcatgacctgaacagaaaacATGAGTCAGCAGCTCAGCCAGTGTTCTCGGGccaaccgagccactcaggtgcgcccaaaagccaattttaaaaagggatgaaTGCACTCATGAAAGAATATTCTAACATTAGCAGTAAGTTGCCCACAATTCTGTATCATGTCTACGTGGTTTTAATAAACTAAAGAACACGcaagttattttgaaaatgcacaTATTACCTGTCCTTTTCCACGACGACAGGCGCAGGATAGGACTGGTTACTTTTATTGCCAGTGCCCAACTGACCATAAGAATTTGCACCCCAAGCATACACTTGGCCTTCATCTGTTAAAACTAATGTGTGTGCATAGCCACAGGcaacctagaaaaagaaaacccaaatccACTTAGGCCCACAAATATGCTTTCACAAGGTAGGTTAAGAaccaaagatgcaaaaaaaaaaaaaaaaaaaaacaaacccaaacagtGGCAGCCTGCTCAGAGAGGCAAAACATCAAGGTAACCAGTTTTGTCTAGAACTGGTTTAGCCTGTGTGTGGCCAAAACTGCAGTAAGATCAACACGAGTCCTTTAGTGACATGCATCTGGTTTGTTCAGCTTTAAATATGGCATTCATTATGTTCACAGAGACCAAGGGTGTGGACTGAATATGAAATacgcttttactttttttaaaaaaaatatttatttattcatgagacacacacacagagagagagagagaggcagagccacagaggagaagcaggctccatgcaggaagcctgatgtgggactcgatcctgggtctccaggatcataccctaggccaAGGCAgttgccaaaccactgagccacccagggattcgtttactttttaagaatttgtttccttttttgtaaaacTAAAACATGTTCAATGtggaaaaaatgtagaaaagtatAAATATGAAACTAATCTTGAGATCTGGATTATTTTTCTACTCATATATAGATACATGGATATGTACCATGTCTCCATGCACCATgtctgtatctttatttttacttgacATCACAGCACTATTTCCATATCCTTCAAAACCCTTTGTAAACATAATTTCCATTCATACAGATttagtataatttatttaatcattaacattatttgattaaattatcctacatctattatttatttattgaagttaactttttctttctctttctttctttctct
This region includes:
- the RCBTB2 gene encoding RCC1 and BTB domain-containing protein 2 isoform X3, with translation MGVAPILSLRPQVFAWGYNNSGQVGSGSTANQPIPRRVTGCLQNKVVVNIACGQMCSMAVVNTGEVYVWGYNGNGQLGLGSSGNQPTPCRIAALQGIRVQRVACGYAHTLVLTDEGQVYAWGANSYGQLGTGNKSNQSYPAPVVVEKDRIVEIAACHSAHTSAAKTQGGHVYMWGQCRGQSVVLPHLTHFSCTDDVFACFATPAVSWRLLSVEPDDHLTVAESLKREFDNPNTADLKFLVDGKYIYAHKVLLKIRCEHFRSSLEDHEDDTVEMSEFSYPVYRAFLEFLYTDRVSLPPEEAVGLLDLATFYRESRLKRLCQQTIKQGICEENAIALLSAAVKYDAQDLEEFCFRFCINHLTVVTQTSGFAEMDHDLLKNFISRASRVGAFKN